The genomic stretch ACAGTATCCGAATCATTAATCTGGCCTTATACGAAGGAAACTGGGAAGAGCATACTAAAGAAAATAACTATTCCATTGATGCTCTTTATGAATCTGATATCAATCTGAAGAAAAAAATGACCATAGATCTTACTTTTGATATTGAAAAAGAAGAAACCAGGGCGAAGGTTAAATAACATTCCCCATAGAATAAAAATAGCCGGTCCAATGCATAGGACCGGCTATTTTTATGTAATTGAATTCGTTTTATTCTTCAAGAGCGATAGAATCTTCTCCAAAGCTAATTCCGACACCTTTAGCAGTCTTTATAAGAGCTGTATCCATTGTAACCAGGTTAGGCTTGGTTATGGCATCCTTAAGGGTAACACTTGTAATATATGGATGATTATAGGATACCATTCGTCCGAAATCGCCATTAATAACCATTTCCATAGACTTCACCCCAAACTGGGTAGCCAAAACCCTGTCATATGCAATTGGAACACCACCTCTTTGTAAATGACCTAATACAGTGACACGGATATCATGTTCGCATCCTGCTTTCTTCAGATCATCTTCAAGTTTGAAGCCCAAACCACCTAACCTGAGGTTCTCATAACCCACCTCATTACTGGTATGGCCAACAACTGTTCCCTCTTTAGGACGTGCACCTTCGGCAGCTACAATAATAGCAAAACCCCTACCACGATGGAATCTTGCATTGATTTTTGACAATACAACATTAATATCATAAGGAATTTCAGGGATCAGGCAGATTTCTGCACCACCCGCTACTGCTGCATTCAAAGCAATCCATCCCGCATCACGGCCCATCACTTCCAGGATAAAAACCCTGTTGTGGCTTGCCGCAGTAGTAACCAGTTTGTCAACGGCTTCTGTACTAACCTGAATAGCCGTTTGAAAACCGAAGGTTGAATCAGTGGCAGAAAGATCATTATCAATGGTTTTAGGTACACCAATAATATTCAGCCCCTTTTCAAACAATCGCTGGGAAATTCTTTGGGAACCATCGCCCCCAATACTGATCACTGCATCTATACCCAGATACCTGATTTTCCT from Bacteroidales bacterium encodes the following:
- a CDS encoding ATP-dependent 6-phosphofructokinase, with the translated sequence MVITGGGDCPGLNAVIRAIVKRASQESDWEVLGSVKAFDGILNEPSELMVLDEDKVAGIHYQGGTILQTTNKGGPFAWPVKKNDGTYEYVDRSDEMIRKIRYLGIDAVISIGGDGSQRISQRLFEKGLNIIGVPKTIDNDLSATDSTFGFQTAIQVSTEAVDKLVTTAASHNRVFILEVMGRDAGWIALNAAVAGGAEICLIPEIPYDINVVLSKINARFHRGRGFAIIVAAEGARPKEGTVVGHTSNEVGYENLRLGGLGFKLEDDLKKAGCEHDIRVTVLGHLQRGGVPIAYDRVLATQFGVKSMEMVINGDFGRMVSYNHPYITSVTLKDAITKPNLVTMDTALIKTAKGVGISFGEDSIALEE